The sequence CACACAGTTAAAATCTGAGGCCTGTTATGAGACCATAGAACCTATGGTAATTGAATTAAAATGCTAATTAATCCTGCAGTGATTTTGTGATGCATTCATTTGTTAAATGTAAACGCTTAAAATGTGGGCAATTTTGTAACCCCAGTTTCTTTcagtctccctctctccatctctctctccacatATGTGTGGGGATGTgtttataaatacacacataagtatacatgtgtgtacacacacatatatgtatatatgttacacatttatatatacatcaTAGCCTTCAGAATCTAGCTGACCCAAGGGGGTGGTCAGGGGAAGGGACAGTCCCAGGTGGCCCACCACCCCAGCGCCTTCTCCAGGCGGAATCCCAGCTTGCCAGCCTGGAACCTACAGACAGCAGGCCACACAATATACAAGAGCCTGCTAGAGGCCATTGTTTCTGGTTTCCACCTAGGATTAGTCCTCTGGGGCTGCAAAGTGGGGTGTAAGCCCCCACTCTGCAGATGGGACCACCTCCCAGCCCAGCATACAGAAACTACCAGGGCCTCTGAGCCCCTGCCTCTGGTCTAATGGAGAAAATTGCAAATAAATAGTGAAAACAGCGCCACGTACAACATTGTTTCACATAGGTTATCTCACTTCATCCCCCCAGGAACTCCACTGAGGTATTGTTGAAACTGTgcaacccagattgggacttgaacgcacagtcttttaactgagatcacacaccaggtctcaggacttaatgaagctcaggttcttgatgtctcgtcCCAGAAAGCATTCTGTGagggacaaagtgataggtaagaagtggattaatttagagagaaacacactccacagacagagtgtagACGATCTCAGAAGGCCTGagtggcaccagggtatggggttgtcagtttttataggggtgggtaatttcataggctaatgagtgggaggaatattccagctatttgggggaaggggcagggatttccagaaattgggccactgcccactttttgacctttatatagttggccttggaactgtcatggcgcctgtgggtgtgtcatttagcttgttGATGTGTTACAATGAAGGTATACTGAGACTCAAGGTCTATTGGTAGTTGACGCATCCTCCATCTTGGACTTACTTGGTTCTAATGGGTTTATGTCGTTTTTTTCAAGGTTgtgctctgcccccttccctcctgtttcactgtTACACCCACTTTAGAGAAGAGATCAGGAAATGGAAAATTGAGAGaaagtgtcagagctgggatttgagtgcAGGCCGGACTCTAAAACCCTCACCCTTACCTCTGAATCCAGCTGCTGGGTGAAGAACTGGACAAGTGACCCCTATTTAGGTGGCCtgcaatattttctatttctttctgtggAAAAggcaattgatttttttcagttatttttttttttttaaactgaaatgaattttaatacaGAAAATGAAGACAGCGTTTTGCAAATTTATCACTCACAGGGGTATCTCTATTTGAGGAAATCAGCATGTTACACTTTGAGAGATGAAATGTCACAGCTTGTACACCaaaatcaaaaaatgaaattaaattaaaaaatgaaatggttaCCAAGGTAATGCAGGTCAGGGGATCAAAGGTGAAGGGTCAcacattattaaaaagaaatccaaaggaCGGCTGCATCATGAGCCCTCACTAGTGTTCCAACGGTGCTTCTCTTTGGGAAAACTTGAACATTTCGGCAGACATTCAAGCAGCTTTTTCGGTAAAAAGATTTTTACATGACTACTATCGCTGTTCCCATGGTCATTTTCTATAGGTGGCACGGTGTTGAGGACACAGTAGGTACTAGTTCCGCAGAATACACTTTGGGAAGCGCTCTTCCGGCTTGTTTCCGGCAGCCGTTTCCCCTCCACCCGCCACATCCTCCTCCTCTTTGCGACCGGGACCCCGAGCGCACGGGTACCGCCGCAGCTGCCAGCCCGCTGACCCTGTTGCCGCCACGCACCCGctcagttattattttaaaaggaacctTTTCTAATGGAGAAGTTGGAAAAGTATAAATAGTTACAGTCAGCATGATACcaaaaccgagcaggaccctagggGCCCCTCCCAGATAAAAAAGCCTTTCTGGGCCCCCCTTTCTCATTTGCAGAAAAAGGCTTTGGTTTCCTAGACCTtacctgagttccaaagagcagaatcAACCagtactaattagggaagtgagggcaTGGAGAAACCAAGGAAAAGCAggcaagaaacaatagtgcagagaTAAAATacagtcctagttcctcctcaagggatgtacataacaatctgatacatatctttgagttgttctgcaggaactaaggcccccacccaggaggAGGATGGTAACTACAGGCGgagaccccagactggctggaaccagaaggctgatgattgagattcctggaacactgccctgttacctcaccaccaaccaatcagaagaaagtcacacacctgcAGCCCTCgccccaaatgttgcctttaaaaactcttccctgggggagggggggatgaattgggagattgggattgacatatatacactattgatactatgtataaaatagataactaatgagaacctactgtatagcacagggaactctactcagtgctctgtggtgacctaaatgagaaggaaatccaaaaaaagaggggatgtatgtatacgtatagctgattcactttgctgtacagtataaactaacacaatattataaagcaactatactccaataaaaattaagacaaacaaacaaaaaaactctttcCTGAAAACCCTCAGGGAGTTTAGGTCTTTTGAGCACAAGCCTCCCATTCTCCCTGCTtggcccttgcaataaacctttctctgctccaaactccgatgttttggtttgtttggccccCGTGTGTGTGTTGGGCACACAAACTTGAGTTCGACAACAATACCaccacccagaaataaacactgAACATTTGGGGTATGTTTCCTGTATACAGTCATTCACTGATGTATAAGCTCAATATTGGGATAGAATGTATTTGCTCTTGTTAAAAATAGACTGAAGCTATTACAAATTTTATGAGTTTATTTGAGGAAAAATTGATTCAAACTGGGCAGCATCTCATCTAGCAGAGAGAAAGGgctctgaggagctgtacaaaGTGAGACTTCTATAGGCAGAAAGGAGCAGGGACAAGGAAGTTAAACCAGACAAAAAAGCAGATTGGCTATTGCAAGGCCTCCTTCCTCtaggggatggcaggggtctaCCATGCAGATCACCTCCCTAGTGCTGATCAGGTGAgtcctgattgactggtttaaaaTTCCATCTCTGGGAGAGGCCAAAACTATAattaagtctcagtttggtgacATGGAGCTTTGAAAcaggagagaaggaggcagggcacaacatttaaaagaatgacatagacataggacatgacaaaaactggttagaactaaCTAgatccaagatggcggaagatttgacttccagtgaaccttgagcctcattatacactcactgtaatacattagctaaatgacacacccgccagcgccatgacagttctgaggccgaccatcaaagatcaaaaagtgggcagtggcccaattcctggatatctctgccccttccccaaaatacttGGAATAATCCTGCccctcattagcctatgaaatcaCCCAGCCCATAAAACCTAACCACACCATATTTCAcggcctctcgccttctgagatggcccacactctgtctgtggagagtGTTtccctctaaataaatccacttcttacctatcactttgtctcccactgaattctttctgcgatgagacatcaagaacctgagcttcgggcttccctggtggcacggtggttgagaatctgcctgccagtgcaggggacacgggttcgagccctggtctgggaggatcccacatgccgcggagtgactgggcccgtgagccacaactactgagcctgcgcgtctggagcctgtgctccacaagaggagaggccgcgatactg comes from Balaenoptera ricei isolate mBalRic1 chromosome 2, mBalRic1.hap2, whole genome shotgun sequence and encodes:
- the LOC132360679 gene encoding calmodulin-binding transcription activator 1-like; the protein is MWRVEGKRLPETSRKSASQSVFCGTSTYCVLNTVPPIENDHGNSDSSHVKIFLPKKLLECLPKCSSFPKEKHRWNTSEGS